A single Sphingomonas kaistensis DNA region contains:
- a CDS encoding VOC family protein, with protein sequence MAEAGCPAMLHHLSLGTADIDHARAFYDPVMAELGLRRTLDVAEAVGYGAGITAFSLNSPADGKPASPGNGVHVAFEVEHRAAVDAFHRVALAHGGTDDGPPGLRPEYEPHYYAAFVRDPDGNKIEAVTFAGA encoded by the coding sequence GTGGCGGAGGCAGGTTGCCCCGCCATGCTCCACCACCTCTCGCTCGGCACCGCAGACATCGACCACGCCCGCGCCTTCTACGATCCGGTGATGGCCGAGCTTGGCCTGCGCCGAACGCTCGATGTCGCGGAGGCGGTCGGCTACGGCGCGGGCATCACCGCGTTTAGCCTAAACTCGCCGGCTGACGGCAAGCCCGCCTCACCCGGCAACGGCGTCCATGTCGCCTTCGAAGTCGAACACCGCGCCGCGGTCGACGCCTTCCATCGCGTGGCGCTGGCCCACGGCGGCACCGACGACGGCCCGCCCGGCCTGCGCCCCGAATACGAACCTCACTATTACGCCGCCTTCGTCCGCGACCCCGACGGCAACAAGATCGAAGCCGTGACCTTCGCGGGAGCCTGA
- a CDS encoding putative bifunctional diguanylate cyclase/phosphodiesterase, which yields MGRALVEERYAALRRQVPILYVLATTNVLALQITTRGSISLGLEVTTIMLACAIARSWLWLRSTSDPDHRLMFSRIRQACGVNAFMCALLSWWCWHLLGTAPSDTHMAIFLLGGFTAVGIAFGLSAVPLAAYLTLLLLGLPLAVIGLQSPNPKYVGAAVSLGVVMFLVVQLIARQSAQFTTIVRSRWAIGQQQELAETARQEAITAATTDFLTGLPNRRAFVAAVADCAASGRPFAVAVTDIDRFKVVNDTYGHSYGDALLKVVAKRLARAAPAQCLVARMGGDEFGILFPSMTSPSDAREAGKRLLKKVNRPAIVERRKFPLFVSCGIALSRDGVEATPSRVLTDADIALYDAKAQTGSDVAVFEPAMDVPRQRRAKIEHALQAADVTQRIAVFFQPIIDLTTGRPVANEALARWTDPELGNVPPSEFVSIAEQLNVIGNLGDHLMKLAIGEVALWDPSIRLSLNLSAVQLCSADLSEKVLDALTEAGLGPDRLQVEVTETALFADFATAKRNLASLRAAGVMVVLDDFGAGYASIGYLREFQFDQIKLDGALVTAALDNADGERLLGAVISLCRGIGVPIVAEHIESERHLTLMLKLGCTLGQGYWLQPPVPGAELLQQPFPPSDPVQTELTRSAA from the coding sequence ATGGGCCGAGCGCTCGTTGAGGAACGCTACGCGGCGCTTCGTCGGCAGGTGCCGATCCTTTACGTGCTTGCAACGACAAATGTCCTTGCCCTGCAGATCACCACCAGGGGTTCGATCTCGCTGGGGCTCGAGGTCACGACCATCATGCTGGCATGCGCGATCGCGAGGTCATGGCTGTGGCTGCGGTCGACATCCGATCCAGATCATCGGCTGATGTTCTCGCGAATTCGCCAGGCCTGTGGGGTCAATGCTTTCATGTGCGCCTTGCTGTCCTGGTGGTGCTGGCACCTGCTCGGGACAGCGCCGTCGGACACGCATATGGCGATCTTCCTGCTCGGCGGCTTCACAGCGGTCGGCATTGCTTTCGGCCTGAGCGCGGTGCCGCTTGCGGCTTATCTAACGTTGCTCCTGCTCGGGCTTCCGCTCGCCGTCATCGGCCTACAGTCGCCCAATCCCAAATATGTCGGTGCCGCGGTCAGTCTTGGCGTGGTGATGTTTCTGGTCGTGCAGTTGATCGCCCGGCAAAGCGCCCAGTTCACCACCATCGTTCGTTCGCGCTGGGCGATCGGCCAGCAGCAGGAACTGGCTGAGACGGCGCGGCAGGAGGCGATCACCGCCGCGACCACCGATTTCCTGACCGGTCTTCCCAACCGCCGCGCCTTTGTAGCGGCAGTCGCCGACTGCGCAGCCAGCGGTCGGCCGTTCGCCGTCGCAGTGACTGATATCGACCGTTTCAAGGTCGTCAACGACACCTACGGACACAGCTATGGCGACGCGCTGCTGAAGGTCGTCGCCAAGCGATTGGCGCGGGCCGCGCCGGCGCAGTGTCTGGTGGCGCGGATGGGCGGAGACGAATTCGGAATCCTGTTTCCATCAATGACGTCGCCAAGCGATGCGCGCGAAGCCGGCAAGCGCCTGCTGAAAAAGGTCAATCGGCCGGCGATCGTCGAGCGCCGCAAGTTTCCGCTGTTCGTCAGCTGCGGCATCGCCCTGTCGCGTGACGGCGTCGAGGCCACGCCCTCTCGGGTGCTGACCGACGCTGACATCGCCCTGTACGATGCCAAGGCGCAGACAGGAAGCGACGTTGCGGTGTTCGAGCCCGCCATGGATGTGCCGCGCCAGCGCCGGGCGAAGATCGAACATGCGTTGCAGGCCGCCGACGTCACCCAACGCATCGCAGTCTTCTTTCAGCCCATCATCGACCTGACGACCGGGCGACCCGTAGCGAACGAGGCCTTGGCCCGGTGGACCGATCCGGAGCTCGGCAATGTTCCGCCTTCGGAGTTCGTGAGCATCGCCGAGCAGCTGAACGTCATTGGCAATTTAGGCGATCACCTGATGAAGCTCGCGATTGGCGAAGTCGCGCTCTGGGATCCGAGCATTCGCCTGTCGCTGAACCTTAGTGCGGTTCAGCTTTGTTCGGCCGACCTTTCGGAAAAGGTGCTGGATGCGCTCACGGAAGCGGGTCTCGGGCCGGACCGGTTGCAGGTCGAGGTGACCGAAACTGCGCTGTTTGCCGATTTCGCTACGGCCAAGCGCAATCTTGCCAGCCTTCGCGCGGCCGGGGTCATGGTGGTGCTCGACGACTTCGGCGCCGGCTATGCCTCGATCGGCTATCTACGCGAGTTCCAGTTCGACCAGATCAAATTGGATGGCGCTCTGGTCACCGCGGCCCTGGACAATGCGGACGGTGAGCGGCTGCTAGGCGCGGTGATCTCGCTCTGCCGCGGGATCGGCGTGCCCATCGTCGCCGAGCATATCGAGAGCGAGCGACACCTCACCTTGATGCTCAAGCTCGGCTGCACCCTGGGCCAAGGCTATTGGTTGCAACCGCCGGTTCCTGGCGCGGAATTGCTGCAGCAGCCGTTCCCGCCGAGCGATCCTGTGCAAACGGAGTTGACGCGCTCGGCGGCCTAA
- a CDS encoding alkaline phosphatase family protein, whose translation MAATHRRCYMAAMRHLFLAAAAALVAAPAVAQAPAKPPKLVIAISIDQFSSDLFEAYRPHFTGGLRRLATGGVTFANGYQSHAATETCPGHSTLLTGRHPAATGIVANDWIDQNAARADKTVYCAEDERVAGSTSSNYTVGPAHLRATTFGERLKAVSPRSRNVAVAGKDRAAVMMGGQAPDQRWYWDGKAWNTDLKAAPVPRTIAAFRPAFAAALAQPRAGLEPTALCQARATPYQITPTLTVGNGTLARGAGDTRNFRASPEIDGATLAIALGLVGEMGLGKGAATDVLSVGLSGTDYVGHSYGSGGQEMCLQMLGLDRELDGFFAALDAARIDYAVVLSADHGGLDLVERLRAGGVSDAQRLDPEFTVEKIGRQLAGRIGRSAPVLLGGSVGDVWIDKSLSPADRRTVEAGAIAIARAHPQVETVFTAAEMAATPMPSGDPSRWTLRQRYRASFDPARSGDLLIVLKSHVAAISKPGVGYVASHGSPWDYDRRVPIIFWRPGLKPASPAAAADTVDILPTLASWVGLPLATGSVDGVCRREVAACR comes from the coding sequence ATGGCGGCGACGCATCGGCGCTGCTACATGGCGGCGATGCGTCACCTGTTCCTTGCCGCCGCCGCGGCCCTCGTCGCCGCTCCCGCTGTCGCTCAGGCTCCGGCCAAGCCGCCCAAGCTGGTCATCGCCATCTCGATCGACCAGTTTTCGAGCGACCTTTTCGAAGCCTATCGGCCGCATTTCACCGGGGGGCTTCGGCGTCTCGCGACGGGCGGCGTGACGTTCGCCAACGGCTATCAAAGCCATGCCGCGACCGAGACCTGTCCGGGGCACTCGACCCTGCTGACCGGGCGCCATCCGGCCGCGACGGGGATCGTCGCGAACGACTGGATCGACCAGAATGCGGCCCGCGCCGACAAGACGGTCTATTGCGCCGAGGACGAGCGCGTCGCGGGCAGCACGTCGTCCAATTATACTGTCGGCCCGGCGCACCTGCGCGCCACGACCTTCGGCGAGCGGCTGAAGGCGGTCAGCCCGCGTAGCCGCAACGTCGCGGTGGCCGGCAAGGACCGGGCCGCGGTGATGATGGGGGGGCAGGCGCCCGACCAGCGTTGGTATTGGGATGGGAAGGCCTGGAACACCGATCTCAAAGCGGCGCCGGTGCCGCGGACCATTGCCGCGTTCCGCCCGGCGTTCGCCGCGGCGCTTGCCCAGCCTCGCGCCGGGCTGGAGCCGACGGCGTTGTGCCAGGCGCGGGCGACGCCTTACCAGATCACGCCGACGCTGACGGTGGGCAACGGCACGCTGGCCCGCGGCGCGGGGGACACCCGCAACTTCCGCGCCAGCCCCGAGATCGACGGCGCGACGCTGGCGATCGCGCTGGGGCTGGTCGGCGAGATGGGGCTCGGCAAGGGCGCGGCGACCGATGTGCTGAGCGTCGGGCTGTCGGGGACCGATTATGTCGGGCACAGCTATGGCTCGGGCGGGCAGGAGATGTGCCTGCAGATGCTCGGGCTCGACCGCGAGCTCGACGGCTTCTTTGCCGCACTCGATGCCGCCAGGATCGATTATGCGGTGGTGCTGAGCGCGGATCATGGCGGGCTGGACCTGGTCGAGCGGCTGCGGGCGGGGGGCGTGAGCGACGCGCAGCGGCTCGATCCCGAGTTCACGGTCGAGAAGATCGGCAGGCAGCTTGCCGGGCGGATCGGGCGGAGTGCGCCGGTGCTGCTGGGCGGGTCGGTCGGGGACGTGTGGATCGACAAGAGCCTGTCGCCTGCCGACCGCCGCACCGTCGAGGCTGGCGCCATCGCCATCGCCAGGGCCCACCCGCAGGTGGAAACGGTGTTCACCGCCGCCGAAATGGCCGCGACCCCGATGCCGAGCGGCGATCCGTCCCGGTGGACGCTCCGCCAGCGCTATCGCGCGAGCTTCGATCCGGCGCGGTCGGGCGACCTGCTGATCGTCCTCAAGAGCCATGTGGCGGCGATCTCCAAGCCCGGCGTCGGCTATGTCGCGAGCCACGGATCGCCGTGGGATTACGACCGCCGCGTGCCAATCATCTTCTGGCGCCCGGGATTGAAGCCCGCGAGCCCCGCCGCCGCCGCCGACACGGTGGACATCCTGCCGACGCTGGCGAGCTGGGTCGGCTTGCCGCTGGCGACGGGCAGCGTCGACGGGGTGTGCCGCCGCGAGGTCGCCGCCTGCCGGTAA
- the gatB gene encoding Asp-tRNA(Asn)/Glu-tRNA(Gln) amidotransferase subunit GatB, producing the protein MADANAPYRIKGETGEWEVVIGLEVHAQVTSNAKLFSGAATAFGAEPNTQVSLVDAAMPGMLPIPNRECIRQAVRTGLAIDAQINKWSRFDRKNYFYADLPQGYQISQLYYPLVGEGSITVLTDEKDDSSARTIGVERIHVEQDAGKLMHDQHPTMSYVDLNRSGVALMEIVSRPDLRSPAEAGAYLRKLRAILRYVGSCDGNMEEGSMRADVNVSVRKPGDEFGTRTETKNVNSVRFVQQVIELEARRQVEILEEGGSIVQETRLYDPDKGETRSLRSKEDAHDYRYFPDPDLLPLELDDQFIEDCRASLPELPDAKRKRYEAAGITAYNASVLTAEVETARWFDALLEAGAEPVRAANWVVAELFGALNRLGKDIADCPVTPTQAAELLGLVADGTISGSIAKTVFEKMLETGDGANAIVEREGLRQNSDTGAIDAEIDKILAANADKVAQYKDGKVQLFGFFVGQTMKAMAGKANPGVVNERLKAKLG; encoded by the coding sequence ATGGCTGACGCTAACGCACCCTATCGCATCAAGGGCGAAACCGGCGAGTGGGAGGTCGTGATCGGCCTCGAGGTCCACGCGCAGGTGACCTCCAACGCCAAGCTGTTCAGCGGCGCGGCGACGGCGTTTGGGGCCGAGCCGAACACGCAGGTCAGCCTGGTCGATGCGGCGATGCCGGGCATGCTCCCGATCCCGAACCGCGAGTGCATCCGGCAGGCGGTTCGCACCGGCCTGGCGATCGATGCCCAGATCAACAAATGGTCGCGGTTCGATCGCAAGAACTATTTCTACGCCGACCTGCCGCAGGGCTATCAGATCAGCCAGCTCTACTATCCGCTGGTGGGCGAGGGCTCGATCACCGTTCTTACCGACGAGAAGGACGATAGCAGCGCGCGGACCATCGGGGTCGAGCGCATCCACGTCGAGCAGGATGCGGGTAAGCTGATGCACGATCAGCATCCGACCATGAGTTACGTCGATCTCAACCGGTCGGGCGTGGCGCTGATGGAGATCGTGTCGCGGCCCGACCTCCGTTCGCCGGCGGAAGCGGGAGCGTACCTGCGCAAGCTGCGCGCGATCCTGCGCTATGTCGGTTCTTGCGACGGCAACATGGAAGAAGGCTCCATGCGCGCCGACGTCAATGTCTCGGTGCGCAAGCCCGGCGACGAGTTCGGGACGCGCACGGAGACCAAGAACGTCAATTCGGTCCGCTTCGTGCAGCAGGTGATCGAGCTGGAAGCCCGCCGCCAGGTCGAGATTCTCGAGGAGGGCGGCTCGATCGTCCAGGAAACGCGGCTTTACGATCCGGACAAGGGCGAGACGCGGTCACTGCGTTCGAAGGAAGATGCGCACGATTATCGCTACTTCCCCGATCCCGACTTGCTGCCGCTGGAGCTGGACGACCAGTTCATCGAGGATTGCCGCGCGTCGCTGCCCGAGCTGCCGGACGCCAAGCGCAAGCGGTACGAGGCGGCGGGGATCACCGCGTACAACGCAAGCGTGCTGACCGCAGAGGTCGAGACGGCGCGGTGGTTCGATGCGCTGCTGGAGGCGGGTGCGGAGCCGGTGCGTGCGGCGAACTGGGTGGTGGCCGAGCTGTTTGGCGCGCTGAACCGTCTCGGCAAGGACATTGCCGATTGTCCGGTCACGCCGACCCAAGCCGCCGAGCTGCTCGGCCTGGTCGCCGACGGCACGATCAGCGGGTCGATCGCCAAAACGGTGTTCGAGAAGATGCTCGAGACCGGCGACGGCGCTAACGCCATCGTCGAGCGCGAGGGGCTCCGCCAAAACAGCGACACCGGCGCGATCGATGCCGAGATCGACAAGATCCTCGCCGCCAATGCCGACAAGGTTGCGCAGTACAAGGACGGCAAGGTGCAGCTGTTCGGTTTCTTCGTCGGGCAGACGATGAAGGCGATGGCGGGCAAGGCCAATCCGGGCGTGGTGAACGAGCGGCTCAAGGCCAAGCTCGGCTAG
- the gatA gene encoding Asp-tRNA(Asn)/Glu-tRNA(Gln) amidotransferase subunit GatA — MAELNSLTLTELRDGFRGGEFSAREIAESFNAAVAAARALNAYTVETPEDALACADAADAARQSGELKPLSGLPLGIKDLFATVGVDTTSGSKILGGFKPPYESTVSAKLREAGAGMLGKLNMDEFAMGSSNETSAYGPVISPWKRNDGGNAALTPGGSSGGSAAAVAAGLAPGVTGTDTGGSIRQPAAFTGITGIKPTYGRCSRWGIVSFASSLDQAGPMARTVRDCAILLEAMSGFDPKDATSLDAPVPAWEQGLSSDLKGKRVGIPKEYRIDGVPDEINALWDQGIAWLKDAGAEVVEISLPHTKYALPTYYIIAPAEASSNLARYDGVRYGLREVPEGGNLDAMYAATRAAGFGAEVKRRIMIGTYVLSAGFYDAYFTKAQRVRALIKQDFARAFEQCDVILTPTAPSAAFGIGEKMSDPLAMYLNDVFAVPASLAGLPAMSVPGGLDAQGLPLGLHLIGREMDEAGVLNAGLAIEERAGFTARPGKWW; from the coding sequence ATGGCCGAGCTAAATAGCCTGACGCTGACGGAGCTTCGCGACGGCTTCCGTGGCGGCGAGTTTTCGGCGCGGGAGATTGCCGAGAGCTTCAACGCTGCGGTGGCAGCTGCGCGGGCGCTCAACGCCTATACGGTGGAAACGCCGGAGGACGCCTTGGCCTGCGCCGATGCCGCCGATGCCGCGCGGCAGTCGGGCGAGCTGAAGCCGCTGTCAGGCCTTCCGCTCGGCATCAAGGATCTGTTCGCGACCGTTGGGGTCGACACGACCTCGGGCAGCAAGATCCTCGGCGGGTTCAAGCCGCCTTACGAGAGCACCGTTAGCGCCAAGCTGCGCGAAGCGGGCGCTGGGATGCTGGGCAAGCTCAACATGGACGAGTTCGCGATGGGCTCGTCCAACGAGACCAGCGCTTATGGGCCGGTCATCAGCCCGTGGAAGCGCAACGATGGCGGCAATGCTGCGCTGACCCCGGGCGGAAGCTCGGGCGGGTCGGCGGCGGCGGTCGCGGCGGGTCTCGCGCCGGGAGTCACCGGCACCGACACCGGCGGCTCGATCCGTCAGCCGGCGGCCTTCACCGGCATCACTGGGATAAAACCGACCTACGGCCGCTGTTCACGCTGGGGCATCGTGTCCTTTGCCTCTTCGCTGGACCAGGCCGGGCCGATGGCGCGTACGGTGCGGGATTGCGCGATCCTGCTGGAAGCGATGAGCGGGTTCGACCCCAAGGACGCCACCTCGCTCGACGCGCCGGTGCCGGCGTGGGAGCAGGGATTGTCGAGCGATCTCAAGGGCAAGCGCGTCGGTATTCCCAAGGAATATCGGATCGACGGCGTACCGGATGAGATCAACGCGCTGTGGGACCAGGGCATCGCCTGGCTTAAGGATGCGGGCGCTGAGGTGGTCGAGATCAGCCTGCCGCACACCAAATATGCGCTGCCGACCTATTACATCATCGCGCCGGCCGAAGCCTCGTCCAACCTCGCCCGCTATGACGGGGTCCGCTACGGACTGCGCGAGGTGCCGGAAGGCGGCAATCTCGACGCCATGTATGCGGCGACCCGCGCGGCGGGCTTCGGCGCCGAGGTCAAGCGCCGGATCATGATCGGCACTTATGTGTTGAGCGCCGGCTTCTACGACGCTTACTTCACCAAGGCGCAGCGGGTTCGGGCTCTGATCAAGCAGGATTTCGCGCGGGCGTTCGAGCAGTGCGATGTCATCCTCACCCCGACCGCGCCGAGCGCCGCGTTCGGGATCGGGGAGAAGATGAGCGATCCCCTGGCGATGTATCTGAACGACGTGTTCGCGGTGCCGGCCAGCCTTGCCGGCCTGCCGGCGATGAGCGTGCCGGGCGGGCTCGATGCGCAGGGGCTGCCGCTCGGGTTGCACCTGATCGGGCGGGAAATGGACGAGGCTGGCGTGCTCAATGCCGGCCTTGCGATCGAGGAACGCGCGGGCTTCACCGCCCGTCCGGGGAAGTGGTGGTGA
- the gatC gene encoding Asp-tRNA(Asn)/Glu-tRNA(Gln) amidotransferase subunit GatC — protein MSVDTATVRHIAKLARLQMSDAEVEALVPELNNILGWVEQLGEVDTSGVEPLATVVDQKLRLRDDVIDADPLTGGNVRDKVLLNAPEAQHGFFAVPKVIE, from the coding sequence ATGTCCGTCGATACCGCCACCGTGCGGCACATCGCCAAGCTTGCGCGCCTCCAGATGAGCGACGCGGAAGTTGAGGCTTTGGTGCCCGAACTCAACAACATCCTCGGCTGGGTCGAGCAGCTCGGCGAGGTCGATACGTCGGGCGTCGAGCCGCTGGCGACGGTCGTCGACCAGAAGCTGCGCCTGCGCGATGACGTCATCGATGCCGATCCGCTTACCGGCGGCAACGTCCGCGACAAGGTGCTGCTGAACGCGCCCGAAGCGCAGCACGGCTTCTTCGCCGTGCCCAAGGTGATCGAATAA
- a CDS encoding alpha/beta hydrolase, whose protein sequence is MPAGKGPFPVVAVIHGGCWTRSFEGVSGTAPLADMLTRRGIATWNIEYRAVGDAGGGYPGTFQDVGAGVDHLRSLAKRYPLDLKRSAFVGHSAGAHLALYAASRPRLAGPLGKNAITPISVAAIDGPGSVREFVGLDKEICGKPVIVPLLGGTPEQTPQAYRDASPIDHLPLGMRTLLVKGALGFGMEAYEAKAKAAGDDVRVITTNPKDHFDMITPGLPNAEKTADWLAANLFAPKVVSTKR, encoded by the coding sequence TTGCCCGCCGGCAAGGGCCCGTTTCCAGTGGTCGCTGTGATTCACGGCGGCTGCTGGACCCGCAGCTTTGAGGGCGTCTCGGGCACGGCGCCGCTCGCCGACATGCTGACAAGGCGCGGCATCGCGACCTGGAACATCGAATATCGCGCCGTCGGCGATGCTGGTGGTGGGTATCCGGGGACGTTCCAGGATGTCGGCGCAGGGGTTGATCACCTCCGCTCGCTTGCGAAACGCTATCCTCTCGATTTGAAGCGCAGCGCCTTCGTTGGGCACTCTGCGGGTGCTCATCTCGCCCTTTATGCGGCCAGCCGCCCGCGTCTTGCCGGGCCGCTCGGCAAGAATGCGATCACGCCGATAAGCGTCGCAGCCATTGATGGGCCGGGGTCGGTGCGCGAGTTCGTGGGCTTAGACAAAGAGATATGCGGCAAACCCGTCATCGTTCCTTTGCTCGGCGGCACCCCGGAACAAACGCCCCAAGCCTATCGCGACGCAAGTCCGATCGACCACCTTCCGCTTGGCATGCGCACCTTGCTGGTCAAGGGCGCTCTCGGCTTTGGAATGGAAGCCTATGAGGCGAAGGCCAAGGCAGCCGGCGACGACGTCCGGGTGATTACGACAAACCCCAAGGATCATTTCGACATGATCACCCCGGGATTGCCGAATGCCGAGAAAACTGCGGATTGGCTGGCCGCCAATCTCTTTGCGCCAAAGGTTGTTTCCACCAAGCGGTAA
- a CDS encoding DUF885 domain-containing protein produces the protein MKIKLSALLLLTTAACATVPADEGTPVAAAASAPVGPVEPVVDPLAEDQRLTTFLDAAFEEQVARSPQGLTSLGRKDRYGELNSYTDANAAEDLALSQRQLAAMRAQFNPERLSPSGRLSYRLFENEVQQDVENFRWRRHGFIASTNGSPAGSLPVFLINNHKIDTVADAEAYILRLNAIERVMNEITANMRAQTAAGIVPSTFNFAPVRRDAEKVLAGAPFAAGPDTPVYADFKAKVGKLNVPQAEKDRLLAAASAAMTGPMQRGYRTFLATWADTERQAKGNRGAWSLPDGAAFYANRLKNSTTTTMNAEQIHQLGLNQVAAIHARMEVIKNQVGFKGTLRQFFDELRTNPKYRYPDTDAGRAAYIKDAEGFVAQVMAKSPEWFRRLPKAPLEVRAVEKWREGTASIAFYNSPSEDGTRPGIYYSNLANMADVSKPQLEARSYHEGAPGHHFQIALAQELPNVPKFRRFGGYGAYAEGWGLYAEGLGKEMGFYQDPISEFGMLSTQVWRAVRLVVDSGIHDKRWTREQAIDYFMENAPLSRADAVREVERYFNNPGQATSYMVGQLKILELRDRARKELGDRFDIRDFHAAVLENGSLPLDVLEEQVNAYISAKKG, from the coding sequence TTGAAGATCAAGCTCTCCGCGCTTCTGCTGCTCACCACCGCCGCTTGTGCAACGGTTCCTGCCGACGAGGGGACGCCGGTTGCCGCCGCGGCGAGCGCGCCCGTTGGTCCGGTCGAGCCTGTCGTCGATCCGCTGGCGGAGGATCAGCGCCTGACGACCTTCCTCGACGCCGCGTTCGAGGAGCAGGTCGCGCGCTCGCCGCAGGGGCTGACGAGCCTTGGCCGCAAGGACCGCTATGGCGAATTGAACAGCTACACCGACGCCAATGCCGCCGAGGATCTGGCGCTGTCGCAGCGGCAGCTTGCCGCGATGCGGGCGCAGTTCAATCCGGAGCGGTTGAGCCCCAGCGGCCGCCTGAGCTACCGCCTCTTCGAAAACGAAGTGCAGCAGGACGTCGAAAACTTCCGCTGGCGCCGCCACGGCTTCATCGCCAGCACCAACGGCAGCCCGGCCGGCTCGCTTCCGGTGTTCCTGATCAACAATCACAAGATCGACACGGTCGCCGACGCCGAAGCCTATATCTTGCGCCTGAACGCGATCGAGCGGGTGATGAACGAGATCACCGCCAACATGCGCGCGCAGACGGCGGCGGGGATCGTGCCGTCGACCTTCAATTTCGCGCCGGTTCGCCGCGACGCCGAAAAGGTGCTGGCCGGCGCGCCTTTCGCCGCTGGCCCCGACACACCGGTCTATGCCGACTTCAAGGCCAAGGTCGGCAAGTTGAATGTGCCGCAGGCCGAGAAGGATCGCCTGCTTGCCGCGGCCAGCGCGGCGATGACCGGGCCGATGCAGCGCGGCTATCGTACCTTCCTCGCGACCTGGGCCGACACCGAACGCCAAGCCAAGGGTAATCGCGGCGCCTGGTCGCTGCCCGACGGCGCGGCTTTCTATGCCAACCGCCTCAAGAACTCGACCACCACCACCATGAACGCCGAGCAGATCCACCAGCTCGGTCTCAACCAGGTCGCGGCGATCCATGCCCGGATGGAGGTCATCAAGAACCAGGTTGGGTTCAAGGGCACGCTGCGCCAGTTCTTCGACGAGCTGCGCACCAATCCCAAGTATCGCTATCCCGACACCGACGCCGGCCGCGCCGCCTACATCAAGGATGCCGAAGGCTTTGTCGCGCAGGTGATGGCGAAGTCGCCCGAGTGGTTCCGCCGCTTGCCCAAAGCCCCGCTGGAAGTGCGCGCGGTCGAGAAGTGGCGCGAGGGAACGGCGTCGATCGCCTTCTATAATTCGCCGAGCGAGGACGGCACGCGCCCCGGCATCTATTATTCCAACCTCGCCAACATGGCCGATGTGTCCAAGCCGCAGCTCGAGGCGCGCAGCTATCACGAAGGGGCGCCGGGGCATCACTTCCAGATCGCGCTGGCGCAGGAGCTGCCCAACGTGCCCAAGTTCCGGCGGTTCGGCGGCTATGGCGCTTATGCCGAAGGCTGGGGCCTGTATGCCGAGGGCCTCGGCAAGGAGATGGGTTTCTACCAGGATCCGATCAGCGAATTCGGCATGCTGTCGACCCAGGTCTGGCGCGCGGTGCGGCTGGTTGTCGACAGCGGCATCCACGACAAGCGCTGGACCCGCGAACAGGCGATCGATTATTTCATGGAGAACGCTCCGCTGTCGCGCGCCGATGCCGTCCGTGAGGTCGAGCGCTATTTCAACAACCCGGGCCAGGCGACCAGCTACATGGTCGGGCAGCTCAAGATTCTCGAGCTGCGCGACCGCGCGAGGAAAGAGCTCGGCGACCGCTTCGATATCCGCGATTTCCACGCCGCGGTGCTCGAGAACGGATCGTTGCCGCTTGACGTGCTCGAAGAGCAGGTGAACGCTTACATCTCGGCCAAGAAAGGCTGA